From a single Verrucomicrobiota bacterium JB022 genomic region:
- a CDS encoding shikimate dehydrogenase, whose protein sequence is MPSPETQVPPDRLYTLADLESWTFAGPSLAVIGHPVAHSLSPAMHRAALAELAKTRPEFAQWSYFRIEVAADQLPEALPLFRARGFVGLNLTVPHKVHAVDLVTEIDPMAKKMGAVNTIAISPDGFHGYNSDGPGLSLAVQQELQTTLGARDVLIMGAGGAARAAAVQALEEGCPRIWIGNRSYERLHDLLKTLLPPVMMQESRVKGFLFDELPDDLPSAPLIINATTQGLKPADPLPMSLDRFGEGTKIYDTTYGCANAWSRTADANGWAYADGIGMLVAQGVISLERWTQCKVSQPTMRSAVALALAARLA, encoded by the coding sequence ATGCCGAGTCCTGAAACCCAGGTACCTCCCGATCGCCTTTACACGCTGGCCGACCTCGAAAGCTGGACCTTTGCCGGCCCATCGCTCGCCGTCATCGGCCATCCCGTAGCCCATTCGCTGAGCCCTGCCATGCACCGCGCCGCCTTGGCCGAGCTGGCGAAAACGCGCCCCGAGTTTGCCCAGTGGAGCTACTTCCGCATCGAGGTGGCGGCGGATCAACTACCCGAAGCCCTCCCGCTGTTTCGCGCGCGCGGCTTCGTCGGGCTCAACCTCACCGTGCCGCACAAAGTCCATGCGGTCGACCTCGTGACGGAGATCGACCCGATGGCAAAGAAGATGGGCGCGGTGAACACCATCGCGATCAGCCCCGACGGCTTCCACGGCTATAACTCCGACGGGCCCGGCCTCAGCCTCGCGGTGCAACAGGAGCTGCAGACGACCCTCGGCGCACGCGACGTCCTGATCATGGGCGCTGGCGGTGCTGCCCGTGCCGCCGCCGTCCAGGCACTGGAAGAAGGCTGCCCGCGCATCTGGATCGGCAATCGCAGCTATGAGCGCCTGCACGACCTGTTGAAGACGCTCTTGCCGCCGGTCATGATGCAGGAATCGCGCGTGAAGGGCTTCCTCTTCGATGAGCTGCCGGACGACCTCCCCAGCGCGCCCCTCATCATCAATGCGACCACGCAGGGCCTCAAACCGGCCGACCCGCTGCCGATGAGCCTCGACCGCTTTGGCGAGGGCACCAAAATTTACGACACCACCTACGGCTGCGCCAACGCCTGGAGCCGCACAGCCGATGCCAATGGCTGGGCCTACGCCGACGGCATCGGCATGCTCGTCGCGCAAGGCGTGATCTCGCTCGAACGCTGGACGCAGTGCAAGGTCTCGCAGCCCACGATGCGCTCCGCCGTCGCCCTGGCCCTGGCCGCCCGCCTCGCCTGA
- a CDS encoding prepilin peptidase, whose translation MDPLATLSLIWACYAFVFGACIGSFLNVVILRLPRGETLGGRSHCRCGALIKWHDNIPILGWIFLRGRARCCGAPFSVRYPAVELITGLLFLGLWQQYEPTTAAAYALFASLMVVAAGVDLDTMEIPDTTSIGGFILGVWISMFLPTLQGVDGDLFVFAAFQSGLQALINGLVCSALILWIGILSSALLKKETMGFGDVKLMGAIGAFCGWQGGLFSIFGGATLGLICLALWQGLRLVLPKRAVQEPFVVPVSAEEGYREAFELAAKHPDEWELEANSPIPFGPMLAGGALVYLILLREPVDAFFAELQALILG comes from the coding sequence ATGGATCCGCTCGCCACCCTCTCGCTCATCTGGGCGTGCTACGCGTTCGTCTTTGGGGCCTGCATCGGCAGCTTCCTCAACGTCGTGATCTTGCGCCTGCCGCGTGGAGAAACGCTCGGCGGGCGCTCACACTGCCGCTGCGGTGCACTGATCAAGTGGCACGACAACATCCCGATCCTCGGCTGGATTTTCCTGCGTGGACGGGCCCGCTGCTGCGGTGCGCCCTTCAGCGTGCGTTATCCGGCGGTTGAGCTGATCACGGGGCTGCTCTTTCTCGGCCTGTGGCAGCAATACGAGCCCACGACGGCCGCCGCTTATGCGCTGTTCGCCTCCCTCATGGTCGTGGCAGCGGGGGTAGACCTCGATACGATGGAGATCCCCGACACCACCTCGATCGGCGGGTTCATCCTCGGGGTTTGGATCAGCATGTTCCTGCCCACGCTCCAGGGCGTCGATGGCGATCTTTTTGTCTTCGCCGCCTTCCAATCGGGCCTGCAAGCGCTGATCAACGGCCTGGTCTGCTCCGCCTTGATCCTGTGGATCGGCATCCTCAGCAGTGCCTTGCTCAAGAAGGAAACCATGGGCTTCGGCGACGTAAAGCTGATGGGCGCGATCGGGGCCTTCTGCGGTTGGCAAGGCGGCCTCTTCTCGATCTTCGGCGGTGCTACCCTCGGTCTCATCTGTCTCGCGCTTTGGCAAGGGCTACGGCTGGTTTTGCCAAAGCGAGCGGTTCAAGAGCCCTTCGTCGTGCCGGTTTCAGCCGAAGAAGGCTACCGCGAGGCCTTCGAGCTTGCGGCCAAGCACCCTGACGAGTGGGAGCTGGAAGCAAACTCGCCTATCCCCTTTGGCCCGATGCTGGCCGGCGGCGCACTTGTTTACCTGATCCTCCTGCGCGAGCCGGTGGACGCCTTTTTCGCCGAGCTGCAGGCGTTGATCCTGGGGTAA
- the nadA gene encoding quinolinate synthase NadA has product MDYLVWIMALGTLNYEPQIYPPITEPAPLSPLQEEILELKRQRNAVILAHNYQIEPIQRIADYLGDSLGLAYEAANADADVILFCGVHFMAETAKIVNPQRTVILPDAEAGCSLSDSCPPEKLKAYQDANPGLYTVAYINCSAAVKALADVIVTSGNAVKIVEQIPADREILFVPDQNLGAWVSRQTGRQMRLWPGSCYAHVLFTTRAIEKVRSQFPDAPVVAHPECTQAVRDLADEVCSTEKMVQFCKATPAERIIVVTESGMIHRLQREIPHKTFIAGPTDTCACNNCRYMKMNTLEKVRDALLNLEPRIEMEESVRQRAELPIRRMLEWSKR; this is encoded by the coding sequence GTGGACTACCTTGTCTGGATCATGGCCCTTGGCACCCTCAATTATGAGCCGCAGATCTATCCTCCGATTACGGAGCCGGCGCCCTTGTCGCCGCTGCAGGAGGAGATTCTGGAGCTCAAGCGTCAGCGCAACGCGGTCATTCTGGCCCACAATTACCAGATCGAGCCGATCCAGCGGATTGCCGACTACCTGGGCGACTCGCTCGGGCTGGCTTATGAAGCCGCCAACGCCGATGCCGACGTGATCCTCTTCTGTGGCGTCCACTTCATGGCCGAAACGGCCAAGATCGTGAACCCACAGCGCACCGTGATCCTGCCCGACGCCGAGGCCGGTTGCTCGCTGAGCGATTCGTGCCCGCCTGAAAAGCTGAAGGCTTATCAGGACGCCAACCCAGGCCTCTACACCGTCGCCTACATCAACTGCTCGGCGGCCGTGAAGGCCCTCGCCGACGTCATCGTCACCAGCGGCAACGCGGTCAAGATCGTCGAGCAAATCCCCGCCGACCGGGAGATCCTCTTTGTGCCCGACCAGAACCTCGGCGCCTGGGTCTCGCGTCAAACGGGCCGCCAGATGCGCCTGTGGCCAGGCTCGTGCTACGCCCACGTGCTCTTTACCACTCGCGCGATCGAAAAGGTGCGCAGCCAGTTCCCCGACGCCCCCGTCGTGGCCCACCCGGAGTGCACCCAAGCCGTGCGTGACCTGGCCGACGAGGTGTGCTCGACCGAAAAGATGGTCCAGTTTTGCAAGGCGACCCCGGCCGAACGCATCATCGTGGTGACGGAGTCGGGCATGATCCACCGCCTGCAGCGCGAGATCCCGCACAAGACCTTCATCGCCGGGCCCACCGATACCTGTGCTTGCAATAACTGCCGCTACATGAAGATGAACACGCTCGAAAAAGTCCGCGATGCGCTGCTCAACCTCGAGCCGCGCATCGAGATGGAAGAAAGCGTGCGCCAACGGGCCGAGCTGCCCATCCGGCGCATGCTCGAGTGGAGTAAGCGTTAG
- a CDS encoding tail fiber protein — MDDENYIGSVEIFAGNYAPSGWMFCDGTALLVSQYQALFSLIGTTYGGNGQPYFNLPDLRANIPIHTGQMPGSAIYHQIGQAVGSQTVAIQSNQMPIHTHAAVVASMALKASTSLALNSASTTSSLHVSDQNATQPAATAGASLGTTVMSGGRTTTVCDTYNTNAPNVALNAASVTSQTSLPLPDVGVTGNLGITNAATGGGPIGHDNMQPFLALNFIICVNGLYPPRP; from the coding sequence ATGGACGACGAAAATTACATTGGCAGCGTAGAGATTTTTGCCGGCAACTACGCTCCTTCCGGTTGGATGTTCTGCGATGGCACTGCGCTGCTGGTCAGCCAATACCAAGCTCTTTTCAGCCTGATCGGCACGACCTACGGCGGCAACGGCCAGCCCTATTTCAACCTCCCGGACCTCCGCGCCAACATCCCCATCCATACAGGGCAAATGCCCGGCTCCGCCATCTACCACCAAATTGGGCAGGCGGTGGGCTCACAGACGGTAGCGATCCAGTCAAACCAGATGCCCATCCACACCCATGCGGCGGTAGTGGCCAGCATGGCGCTCAAGGCCAGCACCTCCCTCGCCTTGAACAGCGCAAGCACCACGAGCAGCCTGCACGTGAGTGATCAAAACGCCACCCAACCTGCGGCAACGGCCGGAGCCAGCCTCGGCACCACCGTCATGAGCGGCGGCCGCACCACCACGGTCTGCGACACCTACAATACCAATGCGCCCAATGTCGCGCTGAACGCGGCTTCTGTCACCTCGCAGACCTCTCTCCCACTACCGGATGTGGGCGTGACCGGAAACCTCGGCATCACGAATGCCGCGACGGGAGGAGGACCCATCGGGCATGACAACATGCAGCCCTTTCTGGCGCTCAACTTCATCATCTGCGTCAACGGCCTCTATCCGCCACGGCCTTGA
- a CDS encoding tail fiber protein — MGPDSYIGNIAIFGGPYNPANWATCDGTLLSIAGNEALYSIIGTMYGGDGRTNFALPDLRGRVPLHRDSRPGTFYSFLQSMMGGQEIVSLTIPQMPAHTHAVTSTVSPLVAQSSLALVGTSTTSVLNVSDQNATQPTATAGSSLGTTVLPGSRSNTPCNTYNNLTPNVELNSASITSTTSVTLKNVGVTGTVNIVNSLAGGDPNLPEGQSSPHANIQPCMALRFLICTNGLYPVRPS; from the coding sequence ATGGGACCTGATAGCTATATCGGCAATATTGCCATTTTCGGAGGCCCTTACAACCCCGCCAACTGGGCAACATGCGACGGTACGTTACTGAGCATCGCAGGCAACGAAGCCCTCTACTCGATCATCGGCACCATGTATGGCGGCGATGGACGCACCAACTTTGCGTTACCCGATCTACGCGGGCGAGTCCCCCTGCATCGCGATTCTCGCCCCGGTACCTTTTACAGCTTTCTACAGTCGATGATGGGAGGACAGGAGATCGTCTCTCTAACGATCCCCCAGATGCCCGCCCACACCCACGCCGTCACCTCAACCGTAAGCCCTCTGGTAGCTCAGAGCAGTCTGGCGCTGGTGGGAACCTCCACCACCAGCGTGCTGAACGTGAGCGACCAGAATGCCACTCAGCCTACGGCCACCGCCGGCAGCAGCCTTGGCACCACCGTGTTGCCGGGCTCGCGCTCCAATACGCCCTGCAATACCTACAACAATCTGACGCCCAACGTAGAGCTCAACAGCGCCAGCATTACATCCACCACCAGCGTCACCCTGAAGAACGTCGGGGTCACCGGCACGGTCAACATCGTCAATTCGCTGGCGGGCGGTGATCCGAACCTGCCGGAAGGGCAATCCAGCCCCCACGCCAATATTCAGCCCTGCATGGCGCTCCGGTTCCTCATCTGCACAAATGGGCTTTACCCGGTGCGGCCCTCGTAA
- a CDS encoding class I SAM-dependent methyltransferase, which translates to MLATRSLQDVTQGMLEDRLDAFAFAEALRAHFAGEAGMPPDTTEITTREGIALSPSGAAACIDDVHRTRKFIRGIHAAIRDALTRKARLRVLYVGPGPYGTLLTPLLALWGPLPFEQVDLVEINPQSARTLARWLDTLDFPPGRLRLHEGSLLEFAPEAGYDLIVCEVMARALTREPQVALTRHARQFLAPRGIFIPEEIRLSWAISSQGKEPEWPDRYPHAGPEHPCGAPLGVLSMAQDIPATTAVEVERRYHPGQELLLFTTVKAYGEEELKEGESLITNPLCVFSNFRRFPSRLYLDYITGRLPGWRVRED; encoded by the coding sequence ATGTTGGCTACGCGATCGTTGCAAGACGTTACCCAAGGTATGCTCGAAGACCGGCTGGACGCGTTTGCATTTGCTGAAGCCCTTCGTGCGCACTTCGCGGGTGAGGCAGGAATGCCGCCGGATACGACCGAGATTACAACCCGGGAGGGCATTGCGCTCTCGCCGAGCGGAGCCGCCGCTTGTATCGACGACGTGCACCGCACCCGCAAGTTTATCCGCGGCATCCATGCGGCCATTCGCGATGCGTTGACGCGAAAGGCTCGCCTGCGTGTGCTTTACGTCGGCCCCGGTCCCTACGGAACGCTTTTGACGCCGTTGCTGGCGCTGTGGGGGCCTCTGCCCTTCGAGCAGGTCGACCTGGTGGAGATCAACCCCCAATCGGCCCGGACGCTGGCGCGGTGGCTGGATACGCTCGATTTTCCGCCAGGCCGCTTGAGGCTGCACGAAGGCAGCCTGCTGGAATTTGCTCCGGAGGCTGGCTACGACCTGATTGTCTGCGAAGTCATGGCCCGCGCGCTCACGCGGGAGCCGCAAGTGGCGTTGACTCGGCACGCTCGGCAGTTCCTTGCCCCGAGGGGTATTTTTATCCCGGAGGAAATCCGGCTGAGCTGGGCAATTTCCAGCCAGGGAAAAGAGCCGGAATGGCCTGACCGCTATCCCCATGCCGGACCAGAGCACCCATGTGGCGCGCCACTGGGCGTGCTCTCGATGGCACAGGACATCCCTGCCACGACAGCGGTGGAGGTCGAGCGACGCTATCACCCCGGGCAAGAGCTGCTCCTCTTCACCACGGTGAAGGCCTATGGTGAAGAGGAACTGAAAGAAGGGGAGTCGCTGATCACGAATCCCCTGTGCGTTTTTTCCAATTTCCGCCGCTTTCCCAGTCGGCTATACCTCGACTATATCACCGGCCGCCTACCGGGGTGGCGAGTGCGGGAAGATTGA
- a CDS encoding PEP-CTERM sorting domain-containing protein — MKRLVLASLATCAAISAQAAVLLEIDISNPAAVRFTATGNLAAADSVYPASINGGITIENFFTSSVTINQDSPVGGTLTPFLNGNALYDLFGSYEYAENVEFGTGNDLSVYSSESSESQIFSTESIAFAGEAVFDFSAFIELLPAIGTTGNIFPGYTFDAEPAVGQWTVVGAAIPEPSTYAMGAGLLALGAVALRRRKA, encoded by the coding sequence ATGAAGCGTCTCGTCCTTGCCTCGCTGGCCACCTGCGCCGCTATCTCTGCCCAGGCCGCCGTCCTGCTGGAGATCGACATCAGCAATCCCGCCGCCGTTCGCTTTACTGCCACCGGCAACCTTGCTGCCGCCGACTCTGTTTACCCCGCCAGTATCAACGGGGGGATTACGATCGAGAATTTCTTCACCAGCTCGGTCACGATCAATCAGGATTCTCCCGTCGGCGGCACGCTGACGCCCTTCCTCAACGGCAACGCCCTCTACGATCTCTTCGGCTCCTATGAATACGCCGAAAACGTCGAGTTCGGCACCGGCAACGACTTGAGCGTCTATTCTTCCGAGAGTTCCGAAAGCCAGATCTTCAGCACCGAGAGCATCGCCTTCGCGGGCGAAGCAGTCTTCGACTTCTCGGCCTTCATCGAGCTGCTGCCTGCCATCGGCACCACCGGCAACATCTTCCCGGGCTACACCTTCGACGCAGAGCCCGCCGTGGGCCAATGGACCGTGGTAGGCGCCGCCATTCCCGAGCCTTCCACCTACGCAATGGGCGCTGGGCTGCTTGCCTTGGGTGCGGTTGCGTTGCGCCGTCGCAAGGCTTAA
- a CDS encoding tail fiber protein — protein sequence MGPNCYIGQIGLYAGVQYIPDGWMPCNGQVLQIAQYQALFAVIGFTYGPPGSTQFYLPDLRGRAPYHFVPRPGSYLNFNQGMTVGVESVMLNITQLPRHTHAAVVNTSALTAQTGQISASATTTSKLFVSDQDATHTTAAAGDSLGTTVVNGTRCQTYNTNAPNVELNSASVTSTTNVYLHDVDVLGTVAVQNGNAGGNPVAPHSNMQPSLPLVFAICYDGIYPARP from the coding sequence ATGGGACCTAATTGTTACATCGGGCAAATCGGCCTCTATGCCGGAGTGCAGTATATTCCAGATGGCTGGATGCCGTGCAACGGACAAGTGCTGCAAATAGCGCAATACCAAGCCCTTTTCGCAGTCATAGGCTTTACCTATGGCCCTCCCGGCTCCACGCAATTCTACCTGCCAGATCTGCGCGGGCGCGCACCCTACCATTTTGTCCCCCGCCCGGGATCTTACCTCAACTTCAATCAGGGTATGACTGTGGGGGTGGAAAGCGTGATGCTGAACATAACGCAACTGCCGCGCCACACCCACGCAGCGGTGGTCAACACGAGCGCATTGACGGCGCAAACCGGGCAGATCTCCGCCAGCGCCACCACTACGAGCAAGCTGTTCGTAAGCGATCAGGATGCCACCCACACGACTGCAGCGGCAGGCGACAGCCTGGGCACCACCGTGGTCAATGGGACTCGTTGCCAGACTTACAACACCAATGCACCCAACGTGGAGCTCAACAGTGCTTCCGTGACCTCGACCACTAACGTCTACCTGCACGACGTGGACGTCCTGGGAACGGTAGCGGTCCAGAATGGAAATGCCGGGGGCAACCCAGTTGCGCCGCACAGCAACATGCAGCCTTCGCTCCCGCTCGTCTTCGCGATCTGCTACGACGGCATATACCCCGCGCGCCCTTAG
- a CDS encoding transglutaminase-like domain-containing protein, producing the protein MANRILSADREAALISLLDDASPVVQEALVAELKRLGDVGVSVLRKAIREENDQRVMAAQRLLTQIEGPDPVAEVVRFIESLHYELETGMILLNRAARPELDVGVVGRQLDAIAQRCMELSPQPSTPWERCKVINRVLFHEYGFRANVEDPEDPHNNLIGSVLMRRKGGALMLSVVYLLVAERCLLDLAPVSLPAHFLVAHFREGIPFYIDAMERGRFRLPDEVEGMLNKDQPLHPLQVMGPAPVGEVLCRACRQLVHQYSLRNNPRMAKVFAGFVRTFQETYRRHAES; encoded by the coding sequence GTGGCAAATCGTATCCTCAGTGCCGACCGCGAAGCGGCCCTCATCTCCCTGCTCGACGACGCCTCGCCGGTCGTGCAGGAGGCGTTGGTGGCAGAGTTGAAGCGCCTGGGAGACGTGGGCGTCAGCGTCTTGCGCAAAGCCATCCGGGAGGAGAACGACCAGCGCGTGATGGCCGCCCAGCGCCTGTTGACGCAGATCGAAGGCCCCGACCCGGTGGCCGAAGTGGTGCGCTTTATCGAAAGCCTGCACTACGAGTTGGAGACGGGCATGATTCTCCTCAACCGCGCCGCCCGCCCCGAGCTGGATGTGGGCGTCGTAGGCCGCCAGCTCGACGCGATTGCGCAACGCTGCATGGAGCTGAGCCCGCAGCCCAGCACGCCTTGGGAGCGCTGTAAGGTGATCAACCGCGTGCTCTTCCACGAATACGGTTTTCGCGCCAACGTGGAGGACCCGGAAGACCCGCACAACAACCTCATCGGCTCGGTGCTGATGCGGCGCAAGGGTGGGGCCCTCATGCTCAGCGTCGTCTACCTGCTGGTGGCCGAGCGCTGCCTGCTCGACCTCGCGCCGGTGAGCCTGCCCGCGCATTTCCTCGTCGCCCACTTTCGCGAAGGCATCCCCTTTTACATCGACGCGATGGAGCGCGGCCGCTTCCGCCTGCCCGACGAAGTCGAAGGCATGCTGAACAAGGACCAGCCGCTCCACCCGCTGCAAGTGATGGGGCCGGCCCCGGTGGGGGAAGTGCTCTGCCGCGCCTGCCGACAACTGGTGCACCAATACTCGCTGCGCAATAACCCACGGATGGCGAAGGTTTTCGCTGGCTTTGTGCGCACCTTTCAGGAGACTTACCGGCGTCATGCCGAGTCCTGA